A stretch of DNA from Longimicrobium sp.:
CCAGCATCAACCCCGACCAGCAGCCGGAGCCGGTGGACGGGTTCTTCGTCACGCTGGCCACCGAGACCGACGCGCGCGGGGCGCCCTTCCAGGACCTGCAGGCACTGATGATCCTGGGCATCCACCGCAACCGGCCTGGCTTCAGCGTCATCCCATTCGATTGCGAGATCGGGCCGGGCATCCCCACCGTCTGGTCCGAGCCGGGGCGGGAGAATGGGCAGGACTTCGAGAACGTGCTTCCCGGCGGCGACATGGCCGGGCTCTACTCCATCCTCACCGTCACCGAGGCGCTGAAGCTGATCGGCCGCGTGCTCTGGTACGTGGACCGCCATCCCGAAGACATCGTCCCGGAGACGGCGCCGGAGCGGCGATTGGAGGATCGGCCCGGGTCGCCGCCGCTGTCACGGATGGACTTCCTTCGCGTGCGCTTCGGCGGGGCGGGGGCGTGACGGCGCGCGAGGCCGCCGCGGTCCTCTCCGAGATCGCCATGCTGCTGGAGGTGGTCGGCGGCAACCCGTTCCGCGCCAAGGCCTTTTCCTCCGCCGCGCGGGCGCTGGAAACCTCGACCGCCGACCTTCACCAGCTCGCGGCCGCGGGGCGCCTGCAGTCGCTGGCCGGCGTGGGCGAGGGGATCGGCGCCGTGCTGGAGGAACTGGTGGGCACGGGGACGTCGGGGATGCTGGAGGAGTTGCGGGCGAAGACGCCGCTAGGCCTCTACGACCTGATGAAGATCAAGGGGCTCGGCGCCAAGCGCATCCGCACGCTGTACGCGGACCTGGGGATCGATGGTCTGGATGCGCTGGAGAAGGCGGCGCTCGCGGGGAAGATCGCCAAGCTCCCCGGGCTGGGCGCCAAGACGGAGCAGAAGATCCTGGAGGGGATCGCCTTCGCGCGATCGCTTCGCGGGCGGCGGCGCTACTACCAGGCCATCGAGGCCGCGGCGGGGCTGCTGGAGCTCGTGGAGGGCCTTCCCGGCGTCGTCCAGGCGCGCGCGGCCGGGCAGGTGCGGCGGCGGCTGGAGGTGGTGGATTCCATCGACCTCGTCGCTTCATCCGACGATCCCGCCGCCGTCCTCGCCGCCTTTCGCGCCATCCAAGGTGTGGCATCGGCCGACGACGATGACGCGGACCACCGCGCCGAGGTGACCTTCGCCGATGGGCTCACCGCGCGGCTGACCTGTGTTCTTCCCACCAGATTCGGCGCCGCGCTCGTCTGGGCGACGGGAAGCGACGAGCACCTGGCGCAGCTGGCTTCGCGTGCGGAGGAGCGGGGGCACCGGCTGGACGCCGACGGCTTGGCGAAGGGAAACCGGCTCGTCGCGACCCGAGACGAGGAAAAGGTGTACGAAGTGCTCGGGCTGGCGTGGATCGCGCCCGAGCTGCGCGAGGGGTGGGGCGAGGTGCAGGCGGCCGCGGACGGCACGCTGCCCAAACTGGTGGAGGCGGAGGATCTGCGCGGCACCTTCCACTGCCACACGACGTGGTCGGACGGCCGGGCGAGCGTGGCGGAGATGGCGCAGGCGGCGCGCGAGCGGGGCTGGGCGTACCTGGGCATCGCCGACCACTCGCAGGCCGCCGGCTACGCGGGCGGGCTCCCCCCGGCGGCGGTCCGGAAGCAGCACCGCGAAATCGACGCCTGGAACGCGGAGCACGGGGGGAAAGGGAAAAAGCGCTTCCGCCTGTTCAAGGGCGTGGAAAGCGACATCCTGGCCGATGGGCGGCTGGACTACGACGACGACGTGCTCGCCTCGTTCGACTACGTGGTCGGCTCCGTGCACTCCGGCTTCCAGATGCCGGAGCGTGAGATGACGGACCGGCTGATCCGCGCCGTGTCGCATCCGCGCATCACCATGCTGGGCCACGCCACCGGCCGCCTGCTGCTGAAGCGCGACGGCTACGCGGTAGACGTGCGGGCGGTGATCGACGCTGCAGCGGAACACGGCGTGTGCGTGGAGATCAACGCCGATCCCCACCGGCTGGACGTGGACTGGAAGAACGCGCGCTACGCCGCCGAAAAGGGGGTGCTGGTGCCCATCAACCCCGACGCGCACTCCACGGGCGCGCTGGGCAACGTGCTGTACGGCGTGAATGTCGCGCGCAAGGCGTGGCTGACCGCCCCCCAGGTGCTGAACACGTGGGAACTGGAGCCGCTGGAGGAGTTTCTTGCCGAGAGAAAGCAGAAAAGCGCGTCGTGAGCGCCTGAGGACGATCATGGAGCGGCTGGCGAAAACCTATCCCGACAGCCGCTGCTCGCTGGACTACCAGGACCCGCTGCAGCTGACCGTCGCCACCGTGCTCTCCGCGCAGTGCACCGACGCCGCCGTGAACCGCGCCACGCCGGCGCTGTTCGCGCGCTTCCGCACTGCCCAGGACTACGCCGCCGCCTCGCAGGAGGAGATGGAGGAGTACCTGAAGTCGCTCAACTTCTTCCGCAACAAGTCGCGGTCGCTGATCGGGCTGGGGCGCGCGCTGGTGGAGCGGCACGGGGGCGAAGTTCCGGTGGATCTGGATGCCCTCACGCAGCTTCCCGGCGTCGGCCGCAAGACGGCCAACGTCGTGCTGGGCGTGGGATTCGGCGTGGCGGAGGGCGTCGTCGTAGACACGCACGTCAAGCGCATCGCCGCGCGCCTGGGGATGACGCGCGAGGAAGACCCGGAGAAGATCGAGCAGGACCTGCTGAAGCTGCTGGACGAGGGCGACCGGGTGATCTTCACGCATCGCCTGATCGACCACGGCCGGGCCACCTGCACGGCGCGCCGCCCGTTCTGTGAGCGCTGCCCCGTGGCGGACCTGTGCCCCACCGCACCCGCCCTGTATCGCACGCCCACTCCCGCCCTGGCGAAGTCCATCACCTGAAAACTAGGATCACGCGGAGGCGCGGAGAACGCAGAGGAACAACGGAGGCACCCTCTGCAGTTCTCCGCGCCCTCCGCGCCTCCGCGTGAGACCGTAGTTCGTCCGTAGTCGCGCGCCGTACTCGATCCGTGTACATTCTCACGCGCCAACACGCATACTCACGAGATAGTCAGACTCCCGCATCCGAAGCATGAGCCGCACACCGATCTCGCAGCTCCTGGCCGGCGCCGTCCCCGCGGGCCAGGCGGTGACCGTCAAGGGCTGGGTCCGCACCCGCCGCGACTCCAAGGCCGGCCTTTCGTTCATCCACGTGCACGACGGCTCCTGCTTCAATCCCGTGCAGGTGGTGGCGAACCGCGACCTGCCCAACTACGCGGACCAGGTGCAGCGGCTGACGACGGGGTGCTCGGTGTCCATCGAAGGCGAGGTGGTGGCCACGCCCGGACGTCCGCAGCCCTTCGAGATCCACGCGCGGAGCGTCGAGGTGCTGGGGTGGGTGGACGATCCCGAGACGTACCCCATCCAGCCGAAGCAGCACTCGATGGAGTTCCTGCGCTCCGTCGCCCACCTGCGCGTGCGGACCAACACCTTCGGGGCGGTGGCGCGCGTGCGGAACTCGCTGGCGATGGCGGTGCACCGCTTCTTCCACGAGCGCGGCTTCTTCTGGATCCACACGCCCATCATCACCACCAGCGACGCCGAGGGCGCCGGCGAAATGTTCCGCGTCAGCACGCTGGACCTGGCGAACCTCCCGCGGACCCCGGAGGGCGGGGTGGATTTCGGCCAGGACTTCTTCGGCCGCTCGGCCTCGCTGACGGTGAGCGGACAGCTGAACGTGGAGGCGTACTGCATGGCGCTTTCCAACGTCTACACGTTCGGCCCCACCTTCCGCGCGGAAAACAGCAACACCACGCGCCACGCGGCGGAGTTCTGGATGATCGAGCCGGAGATCGCCTTCGCCGACCTGAACGACGACGCCGACCTCGCCGAAGACTTCCTGAAGGCCATCATCTCCGACCTGCTGAAGGAGCGGCAGGACGACATGGAGTTCTTTGACGAGCGCATCCAGAAGGGCGTCGTCAAGCGGATGGAGGACGTGGTCCGCACACCATTCGAGCGGATGGAGTACACCGAAGCCGTCCGCCGGCTGGAGGCATCAGGGAAGAAGTTCGAGTTCCCCGTCTCCTGGGGCGTGGACCTGGCCACGGAGCACGAGCGCTACCTGAGCGAGGAGCTGGTCGGCGGCCCGGTGGTGGTGATGAACTACCCCAAGGACATCAAGTCCTTCTACATGCGCGTGAACGAGGACGGCCGTACGGTGCGCGCGATGGACGTGCTGGCGCCGGGCGTGGGCGAGATCATCGGCGGGTCGCAGCGCGAGGAACGCCTGGACGTGCTGGATGCGCGCATCGCGGAGATGGGGCTGGAGGCCGAGGCGTACTGGTGGTACCGCGATCTGCGCCGCTACGGCACCGTGCCGCACGCCGGGTTTGGCCTGGGGTTCGAGCGGATGATCATGTACGCCACGGGGATGGCAAACATCCGCGACGTGCTTCCGTACCCGCGCACGCCGGGCAGCGCGGACTTCTGAGGGCCGTCACCCGGCCGGGCTGGGGCGACTGAAGTCGCGGCTGGAAAATCACGAAGTCCGCCTTCGCGGACTGCGCGGGAGAGTTCGGTGCGTCAGGCAGTGAACGGGTGCCGCATCAAACCCAGTTACCGCCCCACCGCCTGTCATCCCTGCGGGTGCGCACCAAACCGGTCCGTGCACCACGGCTTGTCATCCTGAGCCCCAGGCGCACCAAACCGGCCCGTTCTCTATCGCGCGCGGGGCGAAGGATCTAGCCGCGGATGCGTACTAGCTTGGGCGCGGTAGCGGTCACCCATACGGAGGCCTCGGCCGTGCTGGGGCGACTGAAGTCGCGGCAACGAGGGCCTGAAGTCCGGCCTTCGCGGACTGCACGCGTAGTCGAGCGCGCGGCCCCAGCGGACGCGCACCGGGCTGGCTCCCTTCCCCCGCGCAGTTTGCGGGGGAAGGGCTGGGGATGGGGGGCGGCCGCCGCATGCGAACCACCCCGCCTGATCCGGTATGACGTTCTCCCGCTCCGCGCCTCGCTCCATCCGGACCCAACACCGCCGAATGGACGAACCCCCGCCGCCGGGGTACATTGGCGCGCCCGAGGACCACGGAAGTCGACGAACCCGGACCGGAGCCCATGCCCGACCTTCCCAGCCGCGACGAAGCGCTCGCGCTGATGCACGATCACGTGGAAAGCGAAAGCCTGCGCCGCCACATGTACGCCGTCGAGGCCGCCTGCCGCGCCTACGCCCGCACCTTCGGCGCCGACGAGGACACCTTTGGCCTGGCCGGGCTGCTCCACGACTTCGACTACGAGCGCTGGCCCGACGAGCACCCGCTGCGCGGCGCCGAGATGCTGCGGGAGCGCGGGTACCCCGAACCGGTCGTGCGCGCCATCCTGGCCCACTACTCCGCCCGCACCGGCGTGGTGCCCGAGTCGCGCCTGGAGCGCACCCTTCACGCCTGCGACGAGATCACCGGCCTGATCACCGCCGCCGCCCTGGTGCGGCCCAGCCGGTCGGTGATGGACCTGGAGGCGAAGTCGGTGCTCAAGAAGATGAAGGACAAGCAGTTCGCCGCCGGCGTGGACCGCGACGACGTGCGCCGGGCCGCCGAGGAACTGGGGGTGGAACTCGCGGAGCACGTGCAGTTCGTCATCGAAGCCATGCGCGGCGTGGCCCCCGAACTGGGACTCGCGGCGCCGGCCTGACCCGCCGCCGGGGAATCCCGAGATCGTCCATCCGCAATAGCTCTGATACGTGGTTCGTATCAGGGCTATTGCGCTTCAAGAGTCCGGAAAAGCAGGCCTTGCGGAAGGCGGTTGATGTTGATGGCAATTGTACTTACTTTTCGGAAGCGAGGATGAAAAATCCCAGTATGCATCCGCCATGTCGTTGATCCTGATCGCGAGCCTGGCCACCGCGGGCGTGGTGGTGCTCGCGGGCCGGCGGGCCCTGATGCCGCGCTGCCCGCGCTGCCGGAGCAAGGAGTGGGACCGGCGACTGTGCGCGCCCCTGCTCTTCTGCCGCCGCTGCGCCAGCCGCATCGACCACGCGGGCAAGCTGTACAACTGATCCCGGCCCCAGGGCCGTTCCTTCCGCCGCGGCGGTGCTCCCCCTGGGGAGCGCCGCCGCGTTCGCATCCTCCCAATCCGTTGCGGTGCAAGCAGTTGCAGCCGGGTGTGGACGAGCCCTCGCGCGGCGGGGGCCCGTGTGTTACTGTGTGAGGGTGGGCAGGGAAGGCATACCGATTCTCACGGGAGGAACGAATGAGGAAGCCGGTCAGCAAGCACGCGCTGAGGCGCGCCCTGGAGCAGGCAGCCAGCGAGGGGCTGGTCCAGTGGGAAGAGCCCACGGCCGCCGTCGTCGACCGCGTCTGGCACCTGATTTCCCGCGAGGCGCTGGACGGCAAGC
This window harbors:
- a CDS encoding HD domain-containing protein; amino-acid sequence: MPDLPSRDEALALMHDHVESESLRRHMYAVEAACRAYARTFGADEDTFGLAGLLHDFDYERWPDEHPLRGAEMLRERGYPEPVVRAILAHYSARTGVVPESRLERTLHACDEITGLITAAALVRPSRSVMDLEAKSVLKKMKDKQFAAGVDRDDVRRAAEELGVELAEHVQFVIEAMRGVAPELGLAAPA
- the asnS gene encoding asparagine--tRNA ligase, whose translation is MSRTPISQLLAGAVPAGQAVTVKGWVRTRRDSKAGLSFIHVHDGSCFNPVQVVANRDLPNYADQVQRLTTGCSVSIEGEVVATPGRPQPFEIHARSVEVLGWVDDPETYPIQPKQHSMEFLRSVAHLRVRTNTFGAVARVRNSLAMAVHRFFHERGFFWIHTPIITTSDAEGAGEMFRVSTLDLANLPRTPEGGVDFGQDFFGRSASLTVSGQLNVEAYCMALSNVYTFGPTFRAENSNTTRHAAEFWMIEPEIAFADLNDDADLAEDFLKAIISDLLKERQDDMEFFDERIQKGVVKRMEDVVRTPFERMEYTEAVRRLEASGKKFEFPVSWGVDLATEHERYLSEELVGGPVVVMNYPKDIKSFYMRVNEDGRTVRAMDVLAPGVGEIIGGSQREERLDVLDARIAEMGLEAEAYWWYRDLRRYGTVPHAGFGLGFERMIMYATGMANIRDVLPYPRTPGSADF
- the nth gene encoding endonuclease III encodes the protein MPRESRKARRERLRTIMERLAKTYPDSRCSLDYQDPLQLTVATVLSAQCTDAAVNRATPALFARFRTAQDYAAASQEEMEEYLKSLNFFRNKSRSLIGLGRALVERHGGEVPVDLDALTQLPGVGRKTANVVLGVGFGVAEGVVVDTHVKRIAARLGMTREEDPEKIEQDLLKLLDEGDRVIFTHRLIDHGRATCTARRPFCERCPVADLCPTAPALYRTPTPALAKSIT
- the polX gene encoding DNA polymerase/3'-5' exonuclease PolX, which gives rise to MTAREAAAVLSEIAMLLEVVGGNPFRAKAFSSAARALETSTADLHQLAAAGRLQSLAGVGEGIGAVLEELVGTGTSGMLEELRAKTPLGLYDLMKIKGLGAKRIRTLYADLGIDGLDALEKAALAGKIAKLPGLGAKTEQKILEGIAFARSLRGRRRYYQAIEAAAGLLELVEGLPGVVQARAAGQVRRRLEVVDSIDLVASSDDPAAVLAAFRAIQGVASADDDDADHRAEVTFADGLTARLTCVLPTRFGAALVWATGSDEHLAQLASRAEERGHRLDADGLAKGNRLVATRDEEKVYEVLGLAWIAPELREGWGEVQAAADGTLPKLVEAEDLRGTFHCHTTWSDGRASVAEMAQAARERGWAYLGIADHSQAAGYAGGLPPAAVRKQHREIDAWNAEHGGKGKKRFRLFKGVESDILADGRLDYDDDVLASFDYVVGSVHSGFQMPEREMTDRLIRAVSHPRITMLGHATGRLLLKRDGYAVDVRAVIDAAAEHGVCVEINADPHRLDVDWKNARYAAEKGVLVPINPDAHSTGALGNVLYGVNVARKAWLTAPQVLNTWELEPLEEFLAERKQKSAS